A genomic segment from Alteribacillus bidgolensis encodes:
- a CDS encoding polyribonucleotide nucleotidyltransferase, with product MEQELKTFTLDWAGRELKIETGQLAKQANGAVMVRYGDTAVLSTATASKEAKDLPFFPLTVNYEERLYAAGKIPGGFIKREGRPSETAVLTSRLIDRPIRPLFPDGFRNEVQVVSIVMSVDQDCSSEMAAMLGSSLALSLSDIPFSGPVAGVNVGRIDGEFIINPTSEQMENSDIELTVAGTKDAINMVEAGASEVPEETMLEAVMFGHEEIKRLVQFQEQVMEKAGLKEKMDVELQKPDEELSSKVRKIAESRLKEAVQVQEKKAREEAIGEVKESIAEQFEEEEQEEVKEILQGLVKEEFRRLITKEKVRPDGRGPDEIRNLASQVKMLPRTHGSGLFTRGQTQALSVCTLGALGDVQILDGLGMEESKRFMHHYNFPSFSVGETGPMRGPGRREIGHGALGERALEPVIPPEKDFPYTIRVVSEVLESNGSTSQASICASILAMMDAGVPIKAPVAGIAMGLVKEDEDVTVLTDIQGMEDALGDMDFKVAGTEQGVTALQMDIKISGIDRNILEYALEKARAARLKVLENMLSAISQSRNELSVYAPKILTMTIDPDKIRDVIGPSGKTINQIIEDTGVKIDIEQDGTIYISSTDAEANNKAKQVIEDLVREVKVGETYLGKVKRIEKFGAFVELFKGKDGLVHISQLAEERVNKVEDVVKIGDEIMVKVTEIDNQGRVNLSRKALLREQNQK from the coding sequence ATGGAACAAGAATTAAAAACTTTTACGCTTGATTGGGCAGGAAGAGAGCTGAAAATTGAAACAGGCCAGCTAGCCAAGCAGGCAAACGGAGCGGTAATGGTTAGATATGGCGATACAGCAGTGCTGTCTACTGCCACGGCTTCTAAAGAAGCAAAAGATCTCCCATTTTTCCCGCTTACCGTTAATTATGAGGAACGATTATATGCAGCCGGTAAAATTCCGGGAGGTTTTATTAAACGAGAAGGGCGACCAAGTGAAACTGCAGTATTGACAAGCCGTTTAATCGATCGTCCGATTCGGCCGCTCTTTCCAGACGGTTTTAGAAACGAAGTACAGGTTGTAAGTATTGTAATGAGTGTCGACCAGGACTGCTCTTCAGAAATGGCGGCAATGCTTGGATCTTCACTGGCATTGTCTTTATCTGATATTCCTTTTTCCGGACCTGTAGCAGGTGTGAACGTAGGCAGAATAGACGGAGAGTTTATTATTAATCCTACTTCTGAGCAAATGGAAAATAGTGATATAGAACTCACTGTTGCCGGTACGAAAGATGCTATCAATATGGTAGAAGCTGGTGCTAGTGAAGTACCGGAAGAAACCATGCTTGAAGCGGTCATGTTTGGACACGAAGAAATCAAACGTCTTGTTCAATTCCAAGAACAAGTAATGGAAAAAGCAGGCTTAAAAGAGAAAATGGATGTGGAGCTTCAAAAGCCGGATGAGGAACTTTCAAGTAAAGTACGCAAAATAGCAGAATCCCGCTTGAAAGAAGCAGTGCAAGTGCAGGAAAAGAAAGCAAGAGAAGAAGCGATCGGCGAAGTAAAAGAATCGATTGCCGAACAATTTGAAGAAGAAGAACAAGAAGAAGTAAAAGAAATTTTACAAGGCCTTGTCAAAGAAGAGTTCCGCCGTTTAATTACAAAAGAAAAAGTCCGTCCTGACGGAAGAGGACCAGATGAGATAAGAAATTTAGCCTCTCAAGTGAAAATGCTGCCAAGAACGCACGGGTCCGGACTTTTTACACGCGGACAAACACAAGCGCTCAGCGTATGTACACTTGGCGCGCTTGGAGATGTTCAAATTCTTGACGGGCTGGGTATGGAAGAATCGAAACGATTTATGCACCATTACAATTTCCCTTCTTTCAGTGTCGGAGAAACCGGTCCAATGAGAGGACCAGGCCGCCGGGAAATCGGACATGGCGCGCTTGGAGAAAGAGCGCTAGAACCAGTTATTCCACCGGAAAAAGATTTTCCTTATACCATCCGTGTTGTTTCTGAAGTGTTAGAATCAAATGGTTCTACCTCGCAGGCAAGTATATGTGCAAGTATTCTCGCCATGATGGATGCAGGGGTTCCAATTAAAGCACCAGTGGCCGGGATTGCGATGGGCCTTGTGAAAGAAGATGAAGATGTAACCGTTCTAACCGATATTCAAGGGATGGAAGATGCACTTGGAGATATGGACTTTAAAGTTGCAGGAACTGAACAAGGTGTAACAGCACTTCAAATGGATATTAAAATTTCAGGTATCGACCGAAATATTCTTGAATATGCATTAGAAAAAGCTCGTGCAGCACGTCTAAAGGTACTTGAGAACATGCTGTCAGCCATTAGTCAATCGAGAAATGAATTGTCTGTTTACGCACCAAAAATCCTGACAATGACTATTGATCCAGATAAAATCCGTGATGTCATCGGACCGAGCGGAAAGACAATCAATCAAATCATTGAAGACACGGGCGTAAAGATTGACATTGAACAAGACGGCACCATATATATATCATCCACTGATGCTGAAGCGAACAACAAAGCAAAACAAGTCATTGAAGACCTTGTCCGCGAAGTGAAAGTAGGAGAGACGTACCTTGGCAAAGTAAAACGAATCGAAAAATTTGGTGCGTTCGTAGAACTTTTCAAAGGGAAAGACGGTCTTGTTCACATCTCACAACTTGCTGAAGAACGTGTCAATAAAGTAGAGGATGTAGTTAAAATCGGAGACGAAATCATGGTTAAAGTAACAGAGATCGACAATCAGGGAAGAGTTAATCTTTCAAGAAAAGCTTTATTAAGAGAACAAAATCAAAAATAA
- the rpsO gene encoding 30S ribosomal protein S15: MALTQERKKELVEEFKTHDNDTGSPEVQVAILTEQINSLNEHLRDHKKDHHSRRGLLKMVGKRRNLLTFLRKKDVTRYRDLIRKLGLRR, translated from the coding sequence ATGGCTTTAACACAAGAAAGAAAAAAGGAACTTGTTGAAGAGTTTAAAACGCACGACAATGATACTGGTTCTCCAGAAGTTCAAGTAGCTATCCTTACTGAGCAGATCAATAGCCTAAACGAACATTTGCGTGATCATAAAAAAGATCACCATTCTCGCCGCGGGCTTTTGAAAATGGTTGGTAAGCGTCGTAATTTGCTAACGTTCTTGCGTAAGAAGGACGTTACTCGTTATCGTGATCTAATTAGAAAACTCGGTTTGCGCCGATAA
- the ribF gene encoding riboflavin biosynthesis protein RibF yields MDAVNLIVKRQVKKPVKTMYLYHQEGDSGVSYPEMVLALGYFDGVHRGHQEVIRTAREIASIKGKALGVMTFHPHPKTVLSSKVKEENMRYITPLPEKEEQLSKEQADYLFIVHFDKLFAALEPQEFVDQYVIGLHAVHVVAGFDFSYGRMGKGTMETLPFHSRKKFEQTTVGKVTDKDQKISSTLIKESILEGKIENANRLLGRSYSIGGKVVEGEQRGRTIGFPTANVQINEPYLVPAVGVYAVQMKIRNAWYNGVCNIGYKPTFHDEKSPNPEIEVHLFDFNEDIYGENVIVHWHAFIRGEKKFSSAEELVEQISQDKEKAKCILQSSLAP; encoded by the coding sequence ATGGACGCAGTTAATTTAATAGTAAAACGGCAGGTGAAAAAACCGGTGAAAACCATGTATTTGTATCATCAGGAAGGTGACTCGGGTGTTTCCTATCCCGAAATGGTGCTTGCGCTTGGATACTTTGACGGCGTTCATCGAGGGCATCAGGAAGTAATCCGGACAGCTCGGGAGATTGCAAGTATAAAAGGAAAAGCTCTTGGGGTAATGACATTTCACCCTCACCCAAAAACGGTGCTGTCTTCAAAAGTAAAAGAAGAAAATATGCGCTATATTACTCCTTTACCTGAAAAAGAAGAGCAGTTATCCAAAGAACAAGCAGATTATTTATTTATTGTTCATTTCGATAAATTGTTTGCAGCGCTTGAACCCCAGGAATTTGTTGATCAATATGTCATTGGTCTCCATGCAGTTCATGTAGTAGCGGGGTTTGATTTTTCTTATGGGAGAATGGGAAAAGGCACGATGGAGACACTGCCTTTTCATTCAAGAAAAAAATTTGAGCAAACAACCGTCGGAAAAGTTACAGATAAAGATCAAAAAATAAGCTCTACTCTCATAAAAGAAAGCATTTTAGAAGGAAAAATAGAAAATGCCAACCGGCTGTTAGGGCGTTCATATAGCATAGGGGGAAAGGTTGTAGAAGGAGAACAAAGAGGCAGGACTATTGGCTTTCCAACTGCAAATGTTCAGATTAATGAGCCTTATTTAGTCCCTGCTGTCGGTGTGTATGCGGTTCAAATGAAAATAAGAAACGCATGGTATAATGGTGTTTGCAACATTGGATATAAACCGACTTTTCATGACGAAAAGAGCCCAAATCCTGAAATCGAAGTACATTTATTCGATTTTAATGAAGATATTTATGGAGAAAATGTTATTGTGCATTGGCATGCTTTTATTCGCGGTGAAAAGAAATTTTCGTCAGCAGAAGAGCTAGTAGAGCAAATTAGCCAAGACAAAGAAAAAGCAAAATGTATACTTCAATCTTCTTTGGCTCCTTAA
- the truB gene encoding tRNA pseudouridine(55) synthase TruB — protein sequence MLNGVVPLYKRKGITSHDCVMKLRRMYETKKVGHTGTLDPDVEGVLPICIGKATKISEYITFLPKQYEAEITLGYSTTTEDASGDIVEKKPVNSPVKKEEIEKVLHQFHGKQQQTPPMYSAVKVKGKKLYEYAREGAEVERPSKTIEIYDLALNSESIEQIEQNVSFRCTVTCSKGTYIRTLAVDIGKYLGYPAHMSYLKRRKSGPFSSQECYTLEELTEKKEAGILDETIAPITKALQHIEHIEVDEITAQKILNGSVLPKKIKTNDSIFLLIYKGESLAIYQDHPKKPGLIKPKTMLKSK from the coding sequence ATGTTAAATGGGGTCGTCCCGCTCTATAAACGAAAAGGCATAACTTCGCATGATTGTGTAATGAAATTAAGAAGAATGTATGAAACAAAAAAAGTAGGGCATACGGGTACATTGGATCCGGATGTTGAAGGAGTACTCCCTATCTGTATTGGAAAGGCAACCAAAATATCAGAATACATTACATTTCTGCCAAAGCAGTATGAAGCTGAGATAACATTAGGCTATTCAACGACAACGGAAGATGCCAGCGGTGATATAGTTGAAAAAAAACCGGTTAATTCTCCTGTGAAGAAAGAAGAAATAGAAAAAGTGCTGCATCAATTTCACGGTAAACAGCAGCAAACCCCTCCCATGTACTCAGCGGTAAAAGTGAAAGGGAAAAAATTATATGAATATGCCAGAGAAGGCGCAGAGGTTGAAAGACCTTCTAAAACAATAGAAATTTATGATCTAGCTCTTAATAGTGAATCAATAGAACAAATAGAACAAAATGTTTCTTTTCGATGTACAGTAACGTGCAGTAAAGGCACATACATTAGAACGCTTGCAGTAGACATCGGAAAATATCTTGGTTATCCTGCTCATATGTCCTATTTAAAAAGGAGAAAGTCCGGCCCATTTTCCTCTCAAGAATGTTATACTTTGGAAGAATTAACTGAAAAAAAAGAAGCAGGCATACTAGATGAGACAATTGCCCCGATCACGAAAGCATTACAGCATATAGAACATATAGAAGTAGATGAGATAACGGCCCAAAAAATTCTTAACGGCAGCGTACTGCCTAAAAAAATAAAAACAAATGATTCCATCTTTCTGCTTATTTATAAAGGCGAATCCCTTGCAATTTATCAAGATCACCCTAAGAAACCCGGTTTAATAAAACCAAAGACAATGCTTAAATCCAAGTAA
- the rbfA gene encoding 30S ribosome-binding factor RbfA: MSNVRADRVGEQIKKELADILAREVKDPRVQFVTVTGVDVTGDLQQAKVFVTVLGEEKDKEETLKALQKARGFIRSEIGNRVHLRKTPEISFHFDESIDYGNRIERLLREINEEEK, from the coding sequence ATGAGCAATGTCAGAGCTGACCGTGTAGGCGAACAAATAAAAAAAGAACTAGCTGATATTTTAGCCCGAGAGGTAAAAGATCCACGTGTTCAATTTGTAACGGTAACAGGAGTAGATGTAACTGGAGACCTCCAGCAGGCTAAAGTCTTTGTAACTGTTCTTGGCGAAGAGAAAGATAAAGAAGAAACATTAAAAGCATTACAAAAAGCAAGAGGTTTTATACGAAGTGAAATTGGTAATCGAGTACATTTGCGTAAAACCCCGGAAATTTCCTTTCATTTTGATGAGTCAATTGATTACGGGAACCGTATTGAAAGGTTATTAAGGGAAATAAATGAAGAAGAAAAGTAA
- a CDS encoding DUF503 domain-containing protein, translating to MIGAVHCECLIYQAQSLKEKRAVLKSITARLKQKLNVSAAEMDYQNLWQRTAISVVTINQEKSIVEKELQAALDMIDQMPEIERTVTEYEWL from the coding sequence ATGATAGGAGCTGTACATTGTGAATGTCTAATTTATCAAGCCCAGTCGTTAAAAGAAAAGAGAGCAGTGCTTAAAAGTATAACTGCGCGATTGAAGCAAAAGCTAAACGTATCGGCCGCCGAAATGGATTATCAAAATCTTTGGCAGCGCACAGCTATATCAGTTGTCACCATTAATCAAGAGAAAAGCATAGTGGAAAAAGAGCTGCAGGCAGCCCTTGATATGATAGATCAGATGCCAGAGATAGAGCGTACCGTAACAGAATACGAATGGCTGTAA
- the infB gene encoding translation initiation factor IF-2 has translation MKKMRVYEYAKSVNKSSKEIVEQLKNMDVNVSNHMSVIDENTVQKLEGKTNNSQENKPKPENKQPSSQKSERGDKKKNNMNKTKKENTQNKPNKNNAKKGKKHKKDNRQQRPQDSKQQAAVPEKITYSGSLTVGELAEKLNKDSSELIKKLMFLGVMATKNEDLEKETIELIAEDYGVEVEEEIEIDELGIETQVEEDDPAKLEERPPVVTIMGHVDHGKTTLLDSIRHTKVTAGEAGGITQHIGAYQVREDGKKITFLDTPGHAAFTTMRARGAQVTDITILVVAADDGVMPQTKEAINHAKAAEVPIIVAVNKMDKEGANPDRVMQELTEFELVPEAWGGDTIYVNVSALKGDGIDELLEMILLVAEVEELKANPDKRARGTVVEAELDKGRGPVATLLVQEGTMKVGDPIVVGNTYGKIRAMVNDLGKREKSAGPSTPVEITGLNGVPNAGDQFVIFGDEKKARQFGEARANRAREQERSQTSKVSIDDLFDQIQEGDVKEINVIVKADVQGSVEAVKGSLEKIDVEGVKINIIHAGAGAIAESDVILASASNALIIGFNVRPDANAKRTAETEKVDIRLHRVIYDAIEEIESAMKGMLDPEYQEKVIGQVEVRQLFKVSRIGTIAGSYVLEGKITRDSTVRLIRDGVVIYEGNLNALKRFKDDVKEVAAGYECGITLQNYNDVKEGDIIEAYIMEEIKPA, from the coding sequence ATGAAAAAAATGAGAGTTTATGAATATGCGAAATCGGTTAATAAATCAAGCAAGGAAATAGTAGAACAATTAAAAAATATGGATGTGAACGTTTCAAACCACATGTCTGTCATAGATGAAAATACTGTTCAAAAGCTGGAAGGAAAAACGAACAATAGTCAAGAGAATAAGCCAAAACCAGAAAATAAACAGCCTTCTAGCCAAAAAAGTGAACGAGGAGATAAAAAGAAAAATAATATGAATAAAACAAAAAAAGAGAACACCCAAAATAAACCAAATAAAAACAATGCAAAAAAAGGAAAAAAACATAAAAAAGACAATCGCCAGCAGCGTCCTCAAGATTCGAAACAACAAGCAGCTGTACCCGAAAAAATTACGTACAGCGGTTCGCTGACTGTTGGAGAGTTGGCGGAGAAATTAAACAAGGATTCTTCAGAATTAATTAAAAAGCTTATGTTTCTCGGGGTAATGGCTACAAAAAATGAAGATTTAGAAAAAGAAACAATTGAACTTATTGCAGAAGATTACGGGGTAGAAGTAGAAGAGGAAATAGAAATTGATGAACTTGGTATTGAAACGCAAGTCGAAGAAGACGATCCGGCTAAATTAGAAGAACGTCCACCAGTCGTTACAATCATGGGCCATGTCGACCACGGGAAAACAACACTATTAGATTCTATCCGTCATACCAAAGTTACCGCTGGAGAAGCAGGCGGGATTACACAGCACATTGGTGCGTATCAAGTAAGAGAAGACGGAAAAAAAATTACGTTTTTAGATACACCTGGTCACGCCGCATTTACAACGATGCGTGCTAGAGGTGCTCAAGTAACTGATATTACAATACTAGTAGTCGCTGCAGATGATGGGGTTATGCCGCAGACGAAAGAAGCCATTAACCATGCAAAAGCAGCTGAAGTACCGATTATTGTAGCTGTAAACAAGATGGATAAAGAAGGGGCTAACCCGGATAGAGTAATGCAGGAATTAACAGAGTTTGAACTTGTGCCAGAAGCTTGGGGCGGTGACACTATCTATGTAAATGTTTCCGCGTTAAAAGGGGACGGCATAGATGAGCTTCTTGAAATGATCTTACTTGTTGCCGAAGTAGAAGAATTAAAAGCTAACCCTGATAAACGAGCACGGGGCACAGTTGTTGAAGCAGAACTGGATAAAGGACGGGGGCCTGTTGCTACTCTGTTAGTCCAAGAAGGTACAATGAAAGTTGGCGATCCAATCGTTGTCGGAAATACGTATGGGAAAATACGTGCTATGGTAAACGACCTCGGGAAACGTGAAAAATCAGCAGGACCGTCTACCCCCGTTGAGATTACTGGTTTAAACGGTGTTCCGAATGCGGGGGATCAATTTGTTATTTTTGGAGATGAAAAGAAAGCCCGTCAATTTGGTGAAGCAAGAGCAAATCGGGCTCGCGAACAAGAAAGAAGTCAAACATCGAAAGTGAGCATTGACGATTTATTTGATCAAATCCAAGAAGGCGACGTCAAAGAGATTAATGTTATTGTTAAGGCAGATGTGCAAGGCTCTGTCGAAGCAGTGAAAGGTTCTTTGGAAAAGATTGACGTAGAAGGCGTCAAAATTAACATCATTCATGCTGGCGCCGGTGCCATTGCTGAATCGGATGTCATTCTTGCTTCTGCTTCGAATGCGTTAATTATCGGCTTTAATGTAAGACCTGATGCGAATGCAAAACGAACTGCTGAAACAGAAAAAGTTGACATTCGACTGCACCGTGTTATTTATGATGCCATTGAAGAAATTGAATCTGCCATGAAAGGTATGCTCGATCCAGAATACCAGGAAAAAGTTATCGGGCAGGTAGAAGTACGCCAGCTGTTTAAAGTTTCTCGTATTGGAACCATCGCAGGTAGTTATGTATTAGAAGGAAAAATCACAAGAGATTCCACCGTTCGATTAATTCGTGATGGTGTTGTCATCTATGAAGGAAACTTAAATGCGTTAAAACGGTTTAAAGATGACGTAAAAGAAGTAGCTGCTGGGTATGAATGTGGGATTACACTGCAAAATTATAACGATGTAAAAGAAGGCGACATTATTGAAGCTTACATCATGGAGGAAATTAAACCCGCATGA
- a CDS encoding YlxQ family RNA-binding protein, with translation MNDSFHSFLGLAARAGKLKTGEETVLKEIRNQSLHLVIVAGDASPNTRKKFKDKSSYYQVPLFIAGDRDSLGHAIGKNSRVIIGVTDKGFAKKLISMLDN, from the coding sequence ATGAACGATTCTTTTCACTCCTTCCTCGGACTAGCCGCTAGAGCTGGTAAATTAAAGACGGGAGAAGAAACAGTACTGAAAGAGATAAGAAATCAGTCTCTTCATCTCGTCATTGTGGCCGGAGATGCTTCACCAAACACACGAAAAAAATTCAAAGATAAGTCCAGCTATTATCAAGTGCCGCTCTTCATTGCAGGCGACCGGGACTCACTCGGTCATGCTATTGGAAAAAATAGCCGTGTAATCATTGGCGTTACAGATAAAGGGTTTGCCAAAAAGCTGATCTCAATGCTGGATAATTAG
- the rnpM gene encoding RNase P modulator RnpM, with amino-acid sequence MKKKKPIRKCIVTGEAKEKKELVRIVRDPDGNVFVDHTGKKNGRGAYLTNDEQCFLQAKKKDALSRHLNTQVSPEVYERLLEERKKGTK; translated from the coding sequence TTGAAAAAGAAAAAGCCTATACGAAAATGCATTGTGACAGGTGAAGCGAAAGAGAAAAAAGAACTCGTTCGTATTGTAAGGGACCCGGACGGTAATGTCTTTGTAGACCACACTGGCAAAAAAAACGGCCGCGGTGCTTATTTAACTAATGATGAACAATGTTTTCTCCAGGCCAAAAAGAAAGATGCTCTCTCCCGTCATTTAAACACACAAGTTTCTCCGGAGGTTTATGAACGCCTGCTTGAGGAAAGAAAGAAAGGAACGAAATAA
- the nusA gene encoding transcription termination factor NusA: protein MNSDFMEALTTLETDKGIEKEIILEAIEAALISAYKRNFNQAQNVRVSINRENGSIRVFARKEVVEEVFDPRLEISLEAAKDMNPNYELDDVVELEVTPKNFGRIAAQTAKQVVTQRVREAERSIIYSDFIDREEDIMTGIVQRQDNRFIYVDLGKVEALLPQGEQMPNETYKHNDRIKAYITKVEKTTKGPQILISRSHPGLLKRLFELEVPEIYDGTVEILSVAREAGDRSKISVYAEDPDVDPVGACVGPKGHRVQAIVDELKGEKIDIVHWSEDTFEYVSNALSPSKVLDVQVDDEEKSTLVIVPDYQLSLAIGKRGQNARLAAKLTGWKIDIKSESEAEELGLYDPNAPASKPNVEEESEELLESDEALAFEDSSDEEYIEED from the coding sequence ATGAACAGTGATTTTATGGAGGCGCTAACGACATTAGAAACTGATAAAGGCATTGAAAAAGAAATTATTTTAGAAGCCATTGAAGCAGCATTGATTTCTGCATATAAACGAAACTTTAACCAGGCTCAAAACGTACGGGTTTCTATAAACCGTGAAAACGGAAGCATTAGGGTGTTTGCCCGTAAGGAAGTTGTAGAAGAAGTATTTGATCCTCGACTTGAGATTTCGCTTGAAGCAGCCAAAGACATGAATCCAAACTATGAATTAGATGATGTGGTTGAGCTTGAGGTGACGCCGAAAAATTTCGGAAGAATTGCTGCTCAAACTGCTAAACAAGTAGTTACTCAGCGAGTGCGTGAAGCGGAAAGAAGCATCATTTATTCAGACTTTATTGATCGTGAAGAAGATATTATGACCGGGATTGTGCAGCGCCAGGACAACCGTTTTATTTACGTTGACCTTGGAAAAGTAGAAGCATTGCTCCCACAAGGAGAACAAATGCCAAATGAAACATATAAGCACAATGACCGGATTAAAGCGTATATAACAAAAGTGGAGAAGACAACGAAAGGCCCGCAAATTCTTATATCCCGCAGTCACCCAGGTCTTTTGAAGCGGCTGTTCGAGCTTGAAGTCCCAGAAATTTATGATGGAACCGTAGAAATATTATCGGTGGCTAGAGAAGCCGGTGACCGCTCTAAAATCTCTGTGTATGCAGAAGATCCAGACGTGGATCCGGTTGGAGCTTGTGTTGGTCCGAAAGGGCATCGTGTGCAAGCTATTGTTGATGAATTGAAAGGAGAAAAAATCGATATTGTTCATTGGTCTGAGGATACTTTTGAATATGTTTCCAATGCGTTAAGTCCATCCAAAGTTCTTGACGTACAGGTGGATGATGAGGAAAAAAGCACGCTTGTTATCGTTCCTGATTATCAACTTTCTCTCGCTATTGGTAAAAGAGGTCAAAATGCTAGACTGGCAGCAAAATTAACAGGGTGGAAAATTGATATTAAAAGCGAATCGGAAGCAGAAGAACTAGGCCTTTATGACCCAAACGCCCCTGCTTCTAAACCAAATGTAGAAGAAGAATCGGAGGAGCTGCTTGAAAGTGATGAAGCTTTGGCTTTTGAAGACAGCAGCGATGAAGAATATATAGAAGAAGATTGA
- the rimP gene encoding ribosome maturation factor RimP, with protein sequence MSERIKDTASRLAQPILEEMNLELIDVEYKKEGKNWFLRVFIDGEKGVDIEDCGKVSERLSEQLDKEDPIQGMYYLEVSSPGAERPLKNDKDIARSIGKHVYVTTYEAIDGEKAFEGLLKDFDGETLTIEGKVKQKTVTYTVPYNKVAKARLAIQF encoded by the coding sequence ATGAGTGAAAGAATAAAAGATACAGCATCCAGACTGGCACAGCCTATTTTAGAAGAAATGAATTTAGAATTAATTGATGTGGAATATAAAAAGGAAGGGAAAAATTGGTTTTTACGCGTATTTATAGATGGTGAAAAAGGCGTTGATATCGAAGACTGCGGAAAAGTAAGCGAGCGTCTTAGTGAACAACTTGATAAAGAAGATCCGATTCAAGGAATGTACTATCTTGAAGTCTCTTCTCCAGGTGCTGAGCGCCCATTAAAAAACGATAAAGACATTGCCAGGTCGATTGGCAAGCATGTTTATGTTACTACTTATGAAGCCATTGATGGTGAAAAAGCATTTGAAGGATTACTTAAAGACTTTGATGGAGAAACATTAACGATCGAAGGGAAAGTGAAGCAAAAGACAGTAACGTATACTGTTCCATACAATAAGGTGGCAAAAGCACGACTTGCTATCCAATTTTAA